The following coding sequences are from one Heterodontus francisci isolate sHetFra1 chromosome 38, sHetFra1.hap1, whole genome shotgun sequence window:
- the pex11a gene encoding peroxisomal membrane protein 11A isoform X1 yields MYWSFNFSMFSSLFPPPCFALSSSGCRGEVTESRHSLWVQRFSFTIQAAVPSRALLQFCLQFLSMDSFVKFTSLSQGRDRIFRTTQYACMLLNYLIHKNGSNEELVSKLKQLESNMSAGRKLFRLGNTVDAVQTARRNVQLSDPVLRFCLTVIPLSRALYFICDNILWMGAVGLSDIDKEKWNKRCNRYYYFSLIISLSRDVYEVVQLLKEEAQAKKGQQCKSINDLENNPVQRDFVWTLRVKTEALFMLLFQNLKSNPPVLLDIVKNLCDLALPLDKLGICKTNPGVVGLCGLVSSILSILTLTHPVLKLRP; encoded by the exons ATGTATTGGTCTTTTAATTTCTCAATGTTTTCCTCTTTATTTCCTCCCCCCTGTTTTGCACTGAGTAGCTCTGGCTGCCGTGGGGAAGTTACTGAGTCGAGGCATTCCCTCTGGGTTCAAAGGTTCTCTTTCACAATCCAAGCTGCAGTTCCAAGCAGAGCTTTGCTCCAATTCTGCCTCCAATTCCTCTCCATGGACTCTTTTGTGAAATTCACTTCCCTCAGCCAAGGCAGGGACAGAATCTTCAG AACCACTCAGTATGCATGCATGTTACTTAATTATCTAATTCACAAGAATGGTAGCAACGAGGAGCTGGTTTCAAAGCTGAAACAACTGGAGTCTAACATGAGCGCAGGACGCAAGT TATTCCGGTTAGGTAACACTGTGGATGCAGTTCAGACAGCCAGAAGGAATGTTCAGCTTTCGGACCCAGTGCTTCGGTTTTGTCTCACAGTCATTCCTCTCAGTCGGGCTCTGTACTTCATCTGTGATAATATTCTCTGGATGGGAGCAGTGGGACTTAGTGATATCGACAAGGAGAAATGGAACAAGCGGTGCAACCGCTACTACTACTTCTCATTGATTATTAGCCTGAGCAGAGATGTTTATGAGGTTGTCCAGCTCCTGAAAGAAGAAGCACAGGCCAAGAAGGGACAACAGTGCAAATCCATAAATGACCTGGAAAACAATCCTGTGCAGAGAGATTTTGTCTGGACATTGAGAGTCAAGACTGAAGCTTTATTTATGCTGCTTTTTCAAAACCTTAAAAGCAATCCTCCTGTATTACTAGACATTGTTAAAAACCTCTGTGACCTTGCCCTTCCTTTAGACAAGCTAGGCATTTGCAAAACCAATCCTGGAGTGGTGGGTCTCTGTGGTCTTGTTTCCTCCATTCTCTCAATTCTAACTTTGACACACCCAGTACTGAAACTGAGACCTTGA
- the pex11a gene encoding peroxisomal membrane protein 11A isoform X2 has protein sequence MDSFVKFTSLSQGRDRIFRTTQYACMLLNYLIHKNGSNEELVSKLKQLESNMSAGRKLFRLGNTVDAVQTARRNVQLSDPVLRFCLTVIPLSRALYFICDNILWMGAVGLSDIDKEKWNKRCNRYYYFSLIISLSRDVYEVVQLLKEEAQAKKGQQCKSINDLENNPVQRDFVWTLRVKTEALFMLLFQNLKSNPPVLLDIVKNLCDLALPLDKLGICKTNPGVVGLCGLVSSILSILTLTHPVLKLRP, from the exons ATGGACTCTTTTGTGAAATTCACTTCCCTCAGCCAAGGCAGGGACAGAATCTTCAG AACCACTCAGTATGCATGCATGTTACTTAATTATCTAATTCACAAGAATGGTAGCAACGAGGAGCTGGTTTCAAAGCTGAAACAACTGGAGTCTAACATGAGCGCAGGACGCAAGT TATTCCGGTTAGGTAACACTGTGGATGCAGTTCAGACAGCCAGAAGGAATGTTCAGCTTTCGGACCCAGTGCTTCGGTTTTGTCTCACAGTCATTCCTCTCAGTCGGGCTCTGTACTTCATCTGTGATAATATTCTCTGGATGGGAGCAGTGGGACTTAGTGATATCGACAAGGAGAAATGGAACAAGCGGTGCAACCGCTACTACTACTTCTCATTGATTATTAGCCTGAGCAGAGATGTTTATGAGGTTGTCCAGCTCCTGAAAGAAGAAGCACAGGCCAAGAAGGGACAACAGTGCAAATCCATAAATGACCTGGAAAACAATCCTGTGCAGAGAGATTTTGTCTGGACATTGAGAGTCAAGACTGAAGCTTTATTTATGCTGCTTTTTCAAAACCTTAAAAGCAATCCTCCTGTATTACTAGACATTGTTAAAAACCTCTGTGACCTTGCCCTTCCTTTAGACAAGCTAGGCATTTGCAAAACCAATCCTGGAGTGGTGGGTCTCTGTGGTCTTGTTTCCTCCATTCTCTCAATTCTAACTTTGACACACCCAGTACTGAAACTGAGACCTTGA
- the pex11a gene encoding peroxisomal membrane protein 11A isoform X3, whose protein sequence is MCIPKGIHSFFTVFRLGNTVDAVQTARRNVQLSDPVLRFCLTVIPLSRALYFICDNILWMGAVGLSDIDKEKWNKRCNRYYYFSLIISLSRDVYEVVQLLKEEAQAKKGQQCKSINDLENNPVQRDFVWTLRVKTEALFMLLFQNLKSNPPVLLDIVKNLCDLALPLDKLGICKTNPGVVGLCGLVSSILSILTLTHPVLKLRP, encoded by the exons ATGTGTATACCGAAAGGAATCCATAGCTTTTTCACTG TATTCCGGTTAGGTAACACTGTGGATGCAGTTCAGACAGCCAGAAGGAATGTTCAGCTTTCGGACCCAGTGCTTCGGTTTTGTCTCACAGTCATTCCTCTCAGTCGGGCTCTGTACTTCATCTGTGATAATATTCTCTGGATGGGAGCAGTGGGACTTAGTGATATCGACAAGGAGAAATGGAACAAGCGGTGCAACCGCTACTACTACTTCTCATTGATTATTAGCCTGAGCAGAGATGTTTATGAGGTTGTCCAGCTCCTGAAAGAAGAAGCACAGGCCAAGAAGGGACAACAGTGCAAATCCATAAATGACCTGGAAAACAATCCTGTGCAGAGAGATTTTGTCTGGACATTGAGAGTCAAGACTGAAGCTTTATTTATGCTGCTTTTTCAAAACCTTAAAAGCAATCCTCCTGTATTACTAGACATTGTTAAAAACCTCTGTGACCTTGCCCTTCCTTTAGACAAGCTAGGCATTTGCAAAACCAATCCTGGAGTGGTGGGTCTCTGTGGTCTTGTTTCCTCCATTCTCTCAATTCTAACTTTGACACACCCAGTACTGAAACTGAGACCTTGA